In one window of Miscanthus floridulus cultivar M001 chromosome 12, ASM1932011v1, whole genome shotgun sequence DNA:
- the LOC136496836 gene encoding probable WRKY transcription factor 50 isoform X1, producing MEGSSQLLETFLPASLYALSPCAPPHPLIAPLPNQHKLLQMPLVQEQSANNHGVMLSSDHHHHGGLLYPLLLPGIPFCPSAASAAATCEKTTTTGFAALDAGEQAGRTSVAKAASEIASTTTTCNGPSSCNWWKGPAAAGQKGGRMKVRRKMREPRFCFQTRSDVDVLDDGYKWRKYGQKVVKNSLHPRSYYRCTHSNCRVKKRVERLSEDCRMVITTYEGRHTHSPCSDDADADHSGSCAFTSL from the exons ATGGAGGGGAGCAGCCAGCTGTTGGAGACCTTCCTTCCTGCTAGCCTCTACGCGCTCAGTCCATGCGCCCCTCCGCATCCTCTTATTGCCCCGCTGCCGAACCAGCACAAGCTTCTGCAGATGCCGTTGGTCCAGGAGCAGTCTGCGAATAATCATGGCGTGATGCTCTCTTCGGATCACCACCACCACGGCGGCCTCCTGTACCCGCTGCTGCTTCCCGGCATCCCGTTCTGcccctccgccgcctccgccgccgccacctgcgAGAAGACCACCACCACCGGCTTCGCGGCGCTCGATGCCGGCGAG CAGGCGGGCCGCACCTCGGTGGCGAAAGCCGCCTCCGAGATCGCTAGTACCACCACCACATGCAACGGCCCAAGTTCCTGCAATTG GTGGaagggcccggcggcggcggggcagaAAGGAGGACGGATGAaggtgaggaggaagatgagggaaCCGAGGTTCTGCTTCCAGACCAGGAGCGACGTGGACGTGTTGGACGACGGCTACAAGTGGAGGAAGTACGGCCAGAAGGTTGTCAAGAACAGCCTCCATCCAAG GAGCTACTACCGGTGCACCCACAGCAACTGCCGCGTGAAGAAGCGAGTGGAGAGGCTGTCGGAGGACTGCCGCATGGTGATCACCACCTACGAGGGCCGCCACACGCATTCCCCCTGCAGcgacgacgccgacgccgaccacAGTGGCAGCTGCGCTTTCACGTCGCTCTAG
- the LOC136496836 gene encoding probable WRKY transcription factor 56 isoform X2 produces MEGSSQLLETFLPASLYALSPCAPPHPLIAPLPNQHKLLQMPLVQEQSANNHGVMLSSDHHHHGGLLYPLLLPGIPFCPSAASAAATCEKTTTTGFAALDAGEAGRTSVAKAASEIASTTTTCNGPSSCNWWKGPAAAGQKGGRMKVRRKMREPRFCFQTRSDVDVLDDGYKWRKYGQKVVKNSLHPRSYYRCTHSNCRVKKRVERLSEDCRMVITTYEGRHTHSPCSDDADADHSGSCAFTSL; encoded by the exons ATGGAGGGGAGCAGCCAGCTGTTGGAGACCTTCCTTCCTGCTAGCCTCTACGCGCTCAGTCCATGCGCCCCTCCGCATCCTCTTATTGCCCCGCTGCCGAACCAGCACAAGCTTCTGCAGATGCCGTTGGTCCAGGAGCAGTCTGCGAATAATCATGGCGTGATGCTCTCTTCGGATCACCACCACCACGGCGGCCTCCTGTACCCGCTGCTGCTTCCCGGCATCCCGTTCTGcccctccgccgcctccgccgccgccacctgcgAGAAGACCACCACCACCGGCTTCGCGGCGCTCGATGCCGGCGAG GCGGGCCGCACCTCGGTGGCGAAAGCCGCCTCCGAGATCGCTAGTACCACCACCACATGCAACGGCCCAAGTTCCTGCAATTG GTGGaagggcccggcggcggcggggcagaAAGGAGGACGGATGAaggtgaggaggaagatgagggaaCCGAGGTTCTGCTTCCAGACCAGGAGCGACGTGGACGTGTTGGACGACGGCTACAAGTGGAGGAAGTACGGCCAGAAGGTTGTCAAGAACAGCCTCCATCCAAG GAGCTACTACCGGTGCACCCACAGCAACTGCCGCGTGAAGAAGCGAGTGGAGAGGCTGTCGGAGGACTGCCGCATGGTGATCACCACCTACGAGGGCCGCCACACGCATTCCCCCTGCAGcgacgacgccgacgccgaccacAGTGGCAGCTGCGCTTTCACGTCGCTCTAG